Part of the Spinacia oleracea cultivar Varoflay chromosome 5, BTI_SOV_V1, whole genome shotgun sequence genome, TTCTTTTGATTTAATTGAGTTTGGATCTCCAATTTATGAGAATCACGTATTCATTTGCAAATAATTTTTGCTGAATCTTTTCAATTGTTCTGGAATTTAAGAAATTTCTTAATAATTTGAAGATCCCCAATTTTGGTTTACAGATTTGCTTTTggttgattttgaattttgatgtgGTGTCTGTGTTAACTGTTTTAGAGAGAGTAGAGAACGAGTGGGGGAAAATTACTCCTGGGATTATTCTTTGGGATACCAAACTTACATTTTAGAAATAGTTACCCCCTTAATTAGTTCCCAACTAATGACTCCCCTATGAAATTTCCTCCCCTAATTACTAACTCCAATCCAGGCGACCCCTAAGTGGGAGACTTGCATTTGTATTGTCACTTGTCCAACTTTTCACAGATAATACATTTGTACCTGCTATTAAAAATAACTTGTGTGTGTTTTGAGGAACTATAATAATGCAAAGGATCCATAGATTTTACTTATATGGATCTCTTTCCAAAGAGCACATAAGCGAAAAATAGCTCATATTTATCGACTGTTAAAAAGCTACCCTGATAAATGTGCTAACTGATTTTCCGAAATTGACAGGAAATGTTGGGTCTTGCAATTAAGTATAACAAAGCAGTTCAAGAGGAGGATGAGTTGACCCCAGAGAAACTAGTAATTGCAAAGGTGGGAAGGCAAGACGCAAAGAAGCATCTTGAAGAGCATGTATCAAACTTGATGTCCTCTAACATAATTCAGACCTTGGGTACCATGCTCGACACCGTTATTTTCTAGTTCAAGCCATAATTAGATAGAAAGATGTTGGAAGAATCTTGACGAAGAAGCTTAATTGATTTTTGATTGCTGTGATAGAATGGATATGTATATAGATATTTTCTAGAAGTTATTGATGTTTTTTCAGCAAATATTTTCTAGAATCTCTATTGCATGTCTTTTCAGCAAATTATCTGAAATCTCTAGCAGATGTTTGAGTGTACTTTAACTCTATGATGCATTCATTGTGGGttctttggtaaagatttatgAAATCATAGCTTATAATGGGTGGTTTGTCCTCACCTCCTTAATCTCTTTTCTAATTTTGGTATTACTGTTTATTGATTGTTTTGTCAAGTTTTTGCCTAGTAATAAGGCTGTTGTAAGTTCCTGATGTTGTTGGTGGagaactcaccttgtgacttgaaggtaacaaggtcgagccTCATTAACCTGATGCGAGGTGTTGCTTCAATAGGGTCCCTTTTTCTTACCTATTAGTTGTGCTAATTTGACAATGCCCAATACTTGATGGTTTTTTGCATACGTTACACAGTAAACCTAACAGTTGTAAAGGATTCTTTTGTGAAATCAGATATTTCCTAATTACAAGTAAATAAGACACTTATATAGAAGGAGAATTAAAGTAAATTAGCAAGAATTTAAGAGGGTACAAAAGATAACATTTACAGTATCAAGAAATGATTGCTCAAAAAGACGTGTATGTCTTGAATCCAAATTCACAAGGATTATCGAAATAATCAGAGAAAATCACGTACCGGTACAACAATGTGAGAATCCAAATTTATAATGTGCAGCTAGTAGATGAGATCAAATTACACAAGTAGAAATTACAAATCTATAAAATGCACAACACCTCAAAAGTCAAAACACAACAGTGTCTAACATTGTACCCAATGTCTGAACTATATTGGATGACATTAAGTTGGACACATGCTCTTCAAGATGCTTCTTAGCATCTTGTCTTCCCACGTTTGCAATTGCTAGTTTCTCAGGAGTCAATTCATCCTCTTCCTGGACAGCTTTGTTATATTTGATTGCAAGATTCAGCATTTCCTGCAAATTTTCAGAACATTCGTAAGCACGTAATTAGGCTTACTCGACACATAGGTATGCCATAATATGAAATGACAATCCAAAAGCTTGCGTCACATTCTCAGTCCACAAGTACAAAATTATCATTTAGTATTTGACTGGTTGATGAATTCAAATTAGAGCCTAAACCTGCTTATTAACCTAAGATAGCCTTCATCAAAATACTTTCCATTAAATTTGAGAAAACTACATGAAGCATACCCAATATAAGGAGCATTACATTTAGAAACCAACTGCCTTGTAATGTAATTATTTCACAAAGACTACCTTTTGAAACATTTGCTTTACAGCAATGCTACTTTAATAAGctgaaaaacaaaaaacttcATTTTAGCGGCATTTTCTCGGTAACTTGTGATACTGTGGACAGATACTACTCTCGGCAAGCAATTTAGAACTGTATGGTTAAGGGCCAAATTATAGGTCAACTAAAAGGTGGTACAACAAATTCGTAAGTAGGAACTTAACCACATAAGGTAGGCTTTGTAAAATTCACATTGATGATCTATTGACAGAATAAACAATTCATTTTCTAACATCTTTCACCGCACATTTTATCTTTTGACAaacatgcaaaaaaaaaatacatgtctATTAGTCATTCCACTTTCGTAGTTAAGCTTTTATTTTGATGGGCATGACAATACTATTTATTAATGTTTCATTTTCTTGTATGCTTGTTACGTACAGCTAAAATTTTAGTGAAGCTTGAAACTGAGCAATTCTCAACCTGGGAAACAAAATCCCTACGTACCTGGACAGTCTGCTCGTTGGTTTTAGAATGATCATCGAATCTCTTTAGTGTCAAACCATTAGTCCATTTCTTTTTGTGAAGATTCAGCAACATCTTCTCCTCAAGTTCGTTCTTTCTGTAGTTGATGGCTATAGAATAGTAATGTCTGTTCAACCCATGGATCAATGCCTGGAAATGACATTTTAATCAGACAGAGAACTAAAGATCATAAAATGCACCTAACAGGGCTAACACAACAAAATCCATGCAGTGGTCTCCCACTCACCTGAATTGATGGTTTATTGAGATGCCCAAGGTTAGATGTTGTCTGACGAGGCTCTTGACCAAGCATCATGGTTTGTGGGTTTATCAAACGGAAGGCATCAATAACAACCTTTCCCTTTACACTTTGTATAGGATCCACCACTACAGCAACAGCTCTTTGGTTTAAAGCTTCAAAACTCTGCAGTATTTTGGCAAAAGTTAACAGAAATGACTCTGCAATTTTCCAGCCTCACTAGCACCCAGGAAGTATAACCCATACTTCAACAAATTCTTTTTCATACTTCAACAAATTCTTATTGAATCTTTGGAAGTATAACACTAATAGCATCCAAAACAACTGTCTGGATTCATTAAGACAACAACCTAATTTAGTTTAAAGAATAGCACGTACTATGTTCGGATAGAAAAATCTGGAGGGAAAGGCAGGGAAGGAAAAGTGAGGGACACATTTTCCCTTATTTAAATAAGACACAGGGGAAGAGAATGGGAAGGGAGTTGGAGGGATCATTTTCCTCCCGCTTTTGATAAATCAAACCCCTCGATTGTTGTGAAGATTAGACGGGAAATGGAATCGATATTTCCCTCCCCTCCCCTCCCCTcaccttcctttttctttcctcTTTTTCCCTTCCCTCCCTTTTCCTCAATAAATGCTAACCAAACAGTGTGTTGGACAGCAAGGTATAAGGGAAAGGAAGCAAGGAAGGAGGGGAAAGAGCAGgaaggggaggggggggggggggaggggaggTGAGCTCCATTTTCCCACTAAAACTCTCCAGTTTCGAGGGATGGTGTTTATTAAAGAGGGGGAGGAAACTGATTCCTCCCCTTCCTTACCCCAACCCCTTATCCAAACTATGGAACGTGGTCCCCTCCCTTTCCcttctctccctttctctccaTTTCCTTTTTATCCAAAGAAAGTGTAAGTCTGTGCAGAAATTGGAAAGGGGGGAGAAAACAGAGTACAAGCTCAACAGGACATGTAAAACCGTAAAAGAAGCCAATAATTAGGAGCAAATGAAACATCCAAATACAGCTAACAGAGAATAATTCAGACCTGCTGTGTGTTGATATCTACACCAGAAAGCCAGCAACCAAACCCAGGATGTGAGTGATACCATCCCACAACCATCTCTGGCCTGAAAAACAAGCAAAAGATATTATCCCAACTAAATAATACTTCGTAGCAAGCACCAAAATATCAATTACAAAGAATAACTAAATACAGTAATTGCGAACACTAGTTGCCAAACTGCACCTATGTTGTCATGGTCTGGAGAACTCAATtgtaacccccccccccccccccccaccacaCAAACAAATTTAGGAGCTTCAACCACCACAATTTTAAAGACTTAAAAAGATTAGCTACCTCTTGAAGATCCACAATACAATTCAAAATAAAGAGTTGAGAgcatttctttaaaataaatcACATTCTATGTTTACTTTCAGCATGTGGGGTCGTGGGGAGGAAGCAAAGTGCACTGAATAAAATAAACTGTATGAAGTCAAATAGCTCTAAGGTTTCTTGCAATGGaacttttaaattaattcaaagcTAATGATCTAGCAAACAATATACACAAAATTCAACAACGATGTTATGTACCAtagaaatgaaaaataaaaataaacacatTAGTTTGTGCTGCCTCAAAAAGTCAAAAGGTAGTCAAGTTGTAGAATAAAATCATGAAAAAAACAAGCTTGCTCCAATCATCCGTATTCCAAAAGCAAAGAACCTAAAAAGGTGTAGTTAGAAGCATCAATGAGCGTGGATTGGATACAGAAAGAGGCAAGTCTAGCAATTGGAATGCAGCAGTTAACAACTTTCCTTAATAGCTGAAAACAAACACTCTGATCCAATTGACAGGAAAAACTGGAAAACAAAATAAGTAGCAGATCATAAAGATATGCAATATGATCCATTAAAATAAGGAATTGTAGATAAAGAAAAAAGGCCAACAAAAAAAACTACTTCCTCAGTTCTATTTTAGTTGCGACCTATACTGTTCACCCCAATTTTTGTAATGCAAGTGGATAGGTAGTAAATTTCATTCATGCCCCCACTTTTAAATATAACTAGGGGAAAAGGTGAGTTGTTGAATATGGATGAGGGTAGTTTGGTAAAGTCAAGTGGGTAAAGCTGTCAAAAATAGAAAGGTTGCAACTAAAAATAAACGGATCAAAATATAAACGTTGCAACTAAAAGAGAAGGGAGGAAATATCATTGGAGCAATGAACAAGGCAAGGGATCAAAGGGAAGGGCAGGCACTCTCCATACAATATTGTGTGCAATGAATAAGGCAAAGGCTTAAGCATTGGTCAGAGAAGATAACAAAAGACGGTATTGTGTGCTCTAGTCACCAAAAAGCAAATACCTCTTCCTAGCACGAGAAAATCTTGGGGCCAGGACAAGGACAATAACCTATTAGCTGAGTCCTTCCTCACTTACAACAGCAACAAAGAAAAATCATCAAGTTTCGCACTTTCACTCCCTCTAAAATTACTCAGTAAAATAGTTCATCATACTGGTGGAAAAAACTTTAAAACGACTCAACGAATTTAAGAAACAACGCCCAAAGAAAGCTATAGTGGCAGAACCTAAACACAACGTTTACATTTCTCAGCATGCACATAATCCATGAATAAGGTATTATTCGAAAGTTAACAACAAGCAGCAATGCAGCCTGTCAGCAGATTATTAGATACAATATTCAAAACATTGCAAAAAGTAGATTCAAAACCTCACCAATGTAATGCATCCATTAGAAGAACTCAACTTCCACAGATACAAAATTGTACACAAGATTGTAACTAATTACACAAAACCCTCAGTACAGCCAATTTCTTAACTGCCCAGATGTAAAATCAGACAAAAGATTGCAACTTTTTTCTAATCCAAAACAATCACATCAAATTAAGGAGAAAAAAACTTCAAATTAGTAACAAAAGATAATACCTTCCAGTTTGCTTAAGCATATCAAGCATGTTGGTCTGGAAGACATGGTCAACAGCTTCAACACTAACACCAGTACCACTTTGCGGCATAGCAAAGACATCAACAACTCTAACAGTATACTCATCGACGAATTCGCCCAACATCAACCCCATAACTTCCATGGGAACACCAGCTCTTCCTGCCAAAATCCCAACAAAAATGATCGAAATCTAAAAAAGTGGGGTTTTTTACATTTTTGTGCACAATTCTGACATAGAGTTCATCAAAtcgaacaaaaaaacaaaaaattaaaatatgagATTGAAAATGAATACCATGTTTGAGCATCTTGAGGAGAGCCAAGGAAGAGATATATACTTGCTCGGAGGTGTCGAGGGTGGGGGAATCGGGCGGCGGGTGGCCCAACGCTCCTCCGGCACCGGCGAACATTCTAGTAAGTCTGTCCATCTTTCTTTGTCTTGCTTGCTTttgtcgttaatggaaaatggAAAATGGGAATGGCTTGGAGAAGAAGAGAAGTGTTAACTATGGTTAAAGATCTAACGGGATTTGCCTTGCTGCCTGCAGGTTGCGGTTCAATTATGTGTGTGGATGTTTTGCTCTCCTCCGACCTTGTTGTGACTGTAACAAAAGTGCTACTCTTCTTAAAAAGTAGTGGTATAATAATAacgacaacttttgtgtaagaccggaaagaccactttgattttTTAACTAactggtttcattgcttaactaattagttcaaatgcttaactaattagtttaattgctTGACTAATTAGTtgtattgtttaactaattggttcttgTGCTTAACTatttagtttcattgtttaaataAATGATTTCATTGATTAACTTATAGGACACCAATGAGGTCTTTTgtataagaccgccttatagaaaagtttgtataataataatacggtttttttcatgaaatgcccccgaggttttacgaaattcaccaaatacccctgcgtgtttcaaaatacataatatacccctatttttttcgtattgttcaccaaatacccctattttgactttccgttagtcctccgttaagtcatgtttataattcaccaaatgcacctatttataaactttttgcaCAATATAAAACTATTTGTAAATTTGTTTGCATCAAATACCCAAACTGCTTTTAAACTGCATAATTTAAATCTAGCGGCTAGTTTGCAGTTCTAATTTTCGTAGCAATGAAGTAGAGCAGTTTGtaacaaatttccagcaataaacAGGGATTATATTCCATAAAAAGCTGAATAATTTGCATAGTAACTTGCCAAGAACCTGCTCCTATAGCTCTGGATGTTGGTGGCTACTAATCTCACCAAACCGCCTCTTCCTCCCAATATTACTAATAGATGGTATCTCATAGTCTGTCTTATCAACATTTGGTCTCATGGTGTCATCTGAACAACCTGATGAACTTGTCTTAACTGTCTGCTGCCTTGACCTCTAGACAGAGCAGGCAAAGGAGAATCCTAATCTATCTATGCACTACCACTTATTCTTATTCTTTACAAGAACTAACAGCAGAGCTAAACACATGGCCAAACAAAACCAGAGATCCTTATGTCCCATGCCTATGTGAATCTTCCACACTTAATGGCCATTCTACGTACGTACCAAAACATACAAATCTCGTAAACCTAAGAAAATTCATAAAAAGGTAACTTGTAGATAGGGGGTGTAAGGCTTAATTGTGTGGCTGATGAGTATAGCTTCTAAATTGGGGAGCTTCAAGACTTGAAACTAGATTGATTTATAGCTTTGAGGAAGGCTTCATAGGGCAATTTCCAGTCCAAATCATCCATAGTTCTAAGATGGCTCATATGGACCTCTTATGTCTGCTTTAGAGCAACAACCATTGAAAATCCAACACAGGCTTTACCAAGGGGAATGCAAAGGGTGATGTTATCAATAATGCTGAGAACACTTTCAACAAAAATACGTCCGAACTTTCTACCAGTGGCTTCATAGTGTCATACCAAGGGTTTTACATGTTAAGTTTCCTCTTAACTCCAAAAGTGCAGGCACTCAGGCATCTCTTGAAACCAGTTCTAAAATACTCCTTAACAAAGAGAACTAAAGAAAACTAAAGCACTCACTATATCTACCTTTTCAAAGCCATCCACTCTTACAGTTTCATACTTCCTCGCTGAAAGCATTCGGGTCAGGGTCCATATAATGCGGGTCGATCACAAAAATTGGGTACACAAAATTCGACTCTGTAGCAGCGTGTTCAAGAGCCGGGTTATCGTGGATTCGGATCCCCTTTCGGAACCACATTAGAGAAGAATTGGATGAAGCTGCCATTTTTGTAATGAGTGAAGAAGTTTTAGCGGTCTGAAGTTTGGTAGGGAGAAGGAGGtggtttgaggagagagaattgagAAGGCGCCGCCGTCTTCTCCTTTCTTCGTTGCAGCCGCGCTTAGTCCTCTCCTCGATTTCAATGAATTTCTCCGGTAAAAATGGGTCGTCGGACTTCCTCGATCTCCTCTCGCCGCCAGCCTTCAACCTTCGTCGGCTGCAATTGTGGATTCGCCGGACTTCCCACCATCTGCACTACCATATCACTGGAAAAGAGGCTTGAATTTCTGGGTAATTTGAGGTGAATCAATGGCTATTGATGAATTGGGAGTGAGATCGAAACAGCAAAGGAGatgagaagagagagaagaaatgcgatttttttttaaaagttaaaatATAGAATATTGGATAGATAAGGGTATGAACGTAAATTAACGCTAACGGAgtactaacggccgttaaatcaaagggtatttggtgcacgtTAAGTTtcaataggggtatattatgtattttgaaacacgcaggggtatttggtgaatttcgtgaaacctcaggggcattatatgaaaaaaccgataataataataataataataataataataataataataataataaataaaataaaataaaataaaataaaatttttatttattaaaccaGCATAAGTTGGTGGAAAACTCACCTTTTGTTTTAGAAGTTACAGAGCTCCATCCGCTGCAAAATGCTTGGACTTGACTCAAGCAGTAGGGTCCCTTCTTGTGtaacctattaaaaaaaaaaactttatccACTCTTTTTATATGAAGTATtacttattaatttttaaatatcaaaaaatatattaatagataattaaaaatataacgGGTTCGAGTGATGAATTATCAAACATAAAACTTAAGATGGTGCAACTATTTTCACCAAAATAATAAGAGGTAATTGTGTGGATGTAAACTTAGTTGGTAATGTCTTGAGGGAATGATACTTAAGACCTGAAATTGAATCCCGTCTACACCAGTTATTGTCTTGTACTTTGTGCCCCTCTCtacacctaaaaaaaaaaaaaggctaaTTGTCCATATTTCTAAAATGGATTGATACCTTTTTTAAGTTTACTCCATTGCCTTTTTGCTAATATTTCCCACCATTTATTGTAACCCCTCGTTTAACACTCTTAATTCATCTCAAAGCCCACTGTTAAACTCTTGGTTTCCTATGATGTAATAGTTTTTTTCATTCGTTGAATTAGCTCGttgtcaaaataaataaaaatatcattGATGACGATCTGATGTCTTGAactatgtttttcttttgtgtgtcaataattcataaatgcaatacaaatttaaaataggggtaGGCAAATTCGAACCTTAAATCTGTCGTACACAGACCATCAGTGTTAACCACCAGGCCAAAACCGCATTAGTATGTCCCTATGTGGATGTGTAGAGTTTTGATTTTAAAATCACTAGTTTTTATGCAAGCGCTGCGTGCTTGTAATTTAAAAAGGCATACacaatacttcctctgtttttgtTTATTACTCCCCTTTCCGTattgacattttttttttttgtttagttgTCTCTTTTAGAACATTTACTTATTTGTTTAACAATTATCCCCTTTTACCCTTATATTACACTTTTGGTCCCAAATTAATATGCAAGTGGTccctttattttctaatttaacaACACTAAACGCTTAATGTACccatattttcttaattttttctctctcctacctaTATGGGTGAGATTCTCTAGAGATTCACATGCAATGTGTCATTTTAGtggattgttttttttttacgggTTAGTGGATTGTTCAATATTTCATAAGGGACTAATAAACAAGAACGACTGTAGTAATACTTCTTTGGTTAGTTACTTTTTGcgatttttattcttatttttctcTTAGTTTTAATATTTGGTGATTTTAgtaaactagttgttggacggtgatatgcatgttttatatagtatttttacccccgtcccttagtacttttatgtgtcaaacgtgctcttaggagccgtttctagtactaatgtgtgttattgagtgtgccttgagtttcaggtttgattatgagaaattgatctttttagacccgtttcatgttgatctaggccactatatgagcccgaggaagttcgggaccttcatcgtcgactttcgggagccttggatgcttatggttgagccccgggagttagactcagtgatgTGGGCGAGCTATactgaagattgcaaatcgccctggaagctgagggagaaatgcaaccatcgggcggaattgaagcaatttggattcatcaacgcgcgcccgatcgggcgcagctcgcccgatccggatcgggcggtcatccaGAAGCCTATGTGGAGagttcgcaaaccgcccgatcgggcggattttggcccgatcgggccgactatcgagtggatcgcccgatcgggcgaagcgtcgcccgatcgggcgacgccaacccccagcagtttttcgcgcatttactttccgttttttaggctttattttggtaaactatataaacaagctttaattatttttagaggacaccttattttctagtattgaaccttagtattattttccttagcctagttttctctctaatttatgcaaaaacacttagtttaattctcaataaaaattcaagctttcactcccctttgttcttcaaataggtattgtttcttattttaattcattgtcttgctttaataatgctttcaattatgattattgaattgctttgtttattgtcagcatgcttgagtagtttaatttctagggttgggaatccatgaataatatgaagggatgattgaatgattatgattgttggcattgtaattgattcctattgattggtttatttcactatacaattagatttgcgcaggtttaattgtggtagttatgcaatatcaaattaagattcgagagatgcaatttgatgtttaggcttgtgtcaataggtggaattagagttaatacgtagcgagagcccgttaattctaagtctatgattagtatcgacttgagagagcatgctagtctaattaattactttgttgattatcgtgattgttcaatgtcttggattattatttgttggcgaacctatgccctagattccttaatatattgattcattcttgtttaattatcgttcgtagtcttagcatacaaaccaccaaccaactcttgttcacaatagtctagattaattaattgatagtagaaagaacgtttgtttccctgtggattcgatcctgacttcccttgctacctagctagtggaccttaggttatttttgattaggtgatacgactttagcctgtcaaaatttggcgccgttgccggggagacggatttattttctgttgttgattgcttgtcctagattattgtttgttactactcaaggaactcacgttccttgagaccggatctcacattgttttgtagtctttgtctatgcccaagACGGTAGGTACttgtaatcttactccattcgatcctgagcccgaaaga contains:
- the LOC110804637 gene encoding 26S proteasome non-ATPase regulatory subunit 14 homolog, which gives rise to MDRLTRMFAGAGGALGHPPPDSPTLDTSEQVYISSLALLKMLKHGRAGVPMEVMGLMLGEFVDEYTVRVVDVFAMPQSGTGVSVEAVDHVFQTNMLDMLKQTGRPEMVVGWYHSHPGFGCWLSGVDINTQQSFEALNQRAVAVVVDPIQSVKGKVVIDAFRLINPQTMMLGQEPRQTTSNLGHLNKPSIQALIHGLNRHYYSIAINYRKNELEEKMLLNLHKKKWTNGLTLKRFDDHSKTNEQTVQEMLNLAIKYNKAVQEEDELTPEKLAIANVGRQDAKKHLEEHVSNLMSSNIVQTLGTMLDTVVF